ACTTGAATAAGTGGAGCGATCTTTTTCAGCTGTTCTACAACTTCTGGTTTGAATTTGGTTGTTCCCAGAATAACGTCTGGCTTCAAGGAAAGAATCGTTTCGAAGTTAGGCTCTTGCTTCGCTCCGATCGATGTTGCCCCTTCCGTAATCGAAGCGTAACGCTCAGGGAACTCGCCGCCTACTTCGATAGCACCTGTCAGCGGCACATCAAGTACAAGAGCGTCCTCCATCGCTTCCATAGCGCCCGTTACGACGATCTTCTCCACATTTGCTGGAAGAGTATACTCTTCTCCCAGATATGTAACCGTACGTGTCTCGCCTTCACTGTCTGTTTCTGTTGTATCGGTTTCTGTAGTATCCGTTTCGGCAGGCTGCTCAGAAGCAGCTGGAGTTGTCTCTGATGTGCCGCTTGCAGTCTCCGAGTCGTTCGTGTCGCTTGCCTGTCCGCATGCTGCCAGCATGACCAGCATCAGAACGAGCATGGCATAAAAGGAAATCTTTTTCATGAAAATAGGAACCCCTCTCTTATATCTCCATAATTGATAATGATTATCATTATTGAATATTATAAGAGATTTGTAAAGGTATCCATGGACATTTTCCGGTAAAGGCATGGACTGGTTCTATGTTTTTTACCAATACCTAGGAAAATCGGCTGCCTAAGAAGGTTAACTCCTGCTGCTTCTTATATTCAGATGGGGAAACGCCCATCATTTTTTTAAACTTACGGCTGAAATAGAATTCATCCGGGTACCCAACCAAGTGGGCAATATCCCGCAGCTTGAGCTCTGAATCCATCATGAGCTGCTTAGCATGCTCCATCCGCGTCGTTGCAATATACTCGGTTACACTCACTCCATATTGCTTCTTGAACAGTTCACTGTAATATTTCAAGCTGAGTCCCGCCATCCGTCCAAGCCGCTCCAGTGTCAGATTCTCATCATAGTGCTGGTCAATATACTCTTTTGTCTTCTGAAGCGTTGAGTTCGAGTCCTGCACCTCAGCCGTACGGCTCTTTGCAACCCAGTACAGGAATTCCTGAAAAATAATCTGGCTGCGGTAGCGTCCAAGTCCCTCACCGCTGTGCCAATGACCATATATGGACTGACACATCCCTGTGAACCAGCTTGCCTCCTGACTGAGCAGCTCACTGCCTGGTTCCATAATGTAATCATCGACAACGACAAGCGGACCCTTATTGCCCTGTTCCTGGTAGATATCATACTCTATAATCATTAAATCGAGATCCCGGCCGCAGTTGCATGTCATTTCAATACTCGCTTCCGGCACACAGGAGTACACGCAGGGCTTCTCTACTTGATATGAACAGTTGTTCATCGTAAGGGAGCCCTTTCCATCCGTGATCACTAGCAGTCTGCGTGATGCTGTACGGGTTCTCGGAAGGGACCATCTTGATCTGGTACTGACTCTTGCAATATCACGCAGTCTTACCGATGAATAATCAAGCGTCTTGCTTGCCAATTCATGATCTGCGCTATCCATCTTCCATTCATACATGTTGGAATCACCACCTCATAAATGATAATGATTATCAATATCATAAAGAGTATATCAAATTTCAAGACTTTGCAGTGATTTTTTTTGAAATATACGAAAATTCATTTTCATCCGCAGAAAAAAAAGACAACTTCCTCAAAAGTACTCCTGAGAAAAGTTGTCTTGTTGTCCGTTATTCGCTCGCCCAATCCGCAAATCGTAAAGCCCGATTAATCAGTACAGGCAGTATGGAGCTGTGATTCTCGTCCTCGAATTCCTTGAATGCAGCGTGTACGCCATATTCGGATAGAGCGGAGAGCCGTTCTGCCTGCTTCTTGGCATTCTCAATCATCGGGATCTTGAAGCTCCCCTCCCGCTCGCCTACGGCCACCAGAACCCGAACCTTCAGTGACGCAAGCTCTCTGGAATTTAGCGCCTTCGTCCACGTCTCCTCCTGCACTGCAAGATAAGACTCATTCCAATGAATAGAAGGGCTTCCGGCAATGTATGTATGAAAAGTACCCGGTCTCGCAAACAGCATTTGCAGCACGAACAAGCCTCCGAGTGAATGTCCGATGATCATTTGCTTGCTTGCATTCACCGAATAATGCTGCTCGATTTCCGGTTTGAGCTGTTCTTCGATAAAGGACATAAATTCCCTAGCTCCG
This sequence is a window from Paenibacillus urinalis. Protein-coding genes within it:
- a CDS encoding alpha/beta hydrolase, with the protein product MATTSAKQVTLSATKEWIMRSRFNGHDYRICVYCPVEEPPAEGFPIIYTLDGNATFAMTTEMIRIQSVRREKTGVVPAIVVGIGYDLDAPFPPRRHYDLTMPANEAELPAMPGGRERPEQGGAREFMSFIEEQLKPEIEQHYSVNASKQMIIGHSLGGLFVLQMLFARPGTFHTYIAGSPSIHWNESYLAVQEETWTKALNSRELASLKVRVLVAVGEREGSFKIPMIENAKKQAERLSALSEYGVHAAFKEFEDENHSSILPVLINRALRFADWASE
- a CDS encoding helix-turn-helix domain-containing protein yields the protein MYEWKMDSADHELASKTLDYSSVRLRDIARVSTRSRWSLPRTRTASRRLLVITDGKGSLTMNNCSYQVEKPCVYSCVPEASIEMTCNCGRDLDLMIIEYDIYQEQGNKGPLVVVDDYIMEPGSELLSQEASWFTGMCQSIYGHWHSGEGLGRYRSQIIFQEFLYWVAKSRTAEVQDSNSTLQKTKEYIDQHYDENLTLERLGRMAGLSLKYYSELFKKQYGVSVTEYIATTRMEHAKQLMMDSELKLRDIAHLVGYPDEFYFSRKFKKMMGVSPSEYKKQQELTFLGSRFS